One genomic segment of Pleurocapsa minor HA4230-MV1 includes these proteins:
- a CDS encoding Zn-dependent exopeptidase M28 yields the protein MQVFTSRTSIDICRSQLDLTKLTNTNCIQFGNEALLIADKSDWNQILNSAGRSGISLQRNSRPTEQDNLYLVVQKGRLFQQEHPEVPVLIDKGRFLVVDLTPDLVESYQKGDEPCYGIKPLAENMVVFREQPKAALRRTPQVGIQNLLAQLSRSSLSANLTQLVSWSTRYSTSSFYRLAADWSKEQLETIGYDTRLETIAVGSSTSQNVIADRPGDLSETKDLILAIAHLDSINIPGGENAIAPGADDNGSGSAGLLEIAKVFKTHQNKHDLRLILLGGEEQGLFGSKQYVASLDTTEQARIKAVLNMDMIGGLNTTTPTVLLEGAPISQAIIDALSEAAATYTELTVQTSLNPFASDHVSFIEREIAAVLTIEGGDSANSNIHSANDTLDRINYDLMLEILRMNVAFIANALG from the coding sequence ATGCAAGTTTTCACTTCTCGTACATCAATTGATATTTGTCGATCGCAATTAGATTTGACCAAACTTACCAATACGAATTGCATCCAATTTGGCAACGAAGCATTATTAATTGCTGATAAATCAGATTGGAATCAGATTTTAAATAGTGCTGGACGTAGCGGTATTTCTCTACAACGGAATTCTCGCCCTACCGAGCAAGATAATCTATATTTAGTAGTGCAAAAAGGACGATTATTTCAGCAAGAGCATCCCGAAGTCCCAGTTTTAATTGATAAAGGCAGGTTTTTAGTAGTAGATTTGACTCCAGATTTGGTTGAGTCCTATCAAAAAGGTGATGAGCCTTGCTATGGAATAAAACCTCTAGCAGAAAATATGGTTGTCTTTAGAGAGCAACCAAAAGCTGCGTTGAGAAGAACTCCCCAAGTTGGCATTCAAAATTTGTTAGCTCAATTATCTCGCTCTAGTTTGTCAGCTAACCTTACTCAACTTGTTTCATGGTCTACTCGTTACTCAACTAGCAGTTTTTATCGGTTAGCTGCTGATTGGTCAAAAGAACAATTAGAAACAATCGGTTATGATACCAGACTGGAAACCATCGCAGTTGGCAGTAGTACTAGTCAGAATGTGATTGCCGATCGCCCTGGTGATCTTTCAGAAACGAAAGACCTTATACTGGCGATCGCACACCTAGATTCGATTAATATTCCAGGTGGAGAAAATGCGATCGCGCCTGGTGCAGATGATAATGGTAGTGGTTCTGCTGGTTTGCTGGAAATTGCTAAAGTATTCAAGACACATCAAAATAAGCATGACTTACGTTTAATTCTTCTAGGTGGTGAAGAACAAGGACTTTTTGGGAGTAAGCAGTATGTGGCTAGTTTAGATACTACCGAACAAGCCAGAATTAAAGCAGTTTTGAATATGGATATGATTGGGGGATTAAACACAACTACCCCCACTGTCCTACTTGAAGGTGCGCCGATCTCCCAAGCAATTATTGATGCCTTGAGTGAAGCAGCAGCAACATACACAGAATTAACTGTACAAACTTCACTTAACCCCTTTGCCAGCGATCATGTATCTTTTATTGAGAGAGAAATTGCCGCCGTACTCACAATTGAAGGGGGTGATAGTGCCAACAGTAATATTCATAGTGCTAATGACACGCTGGATCGGATTAACTATGACCTGATGTTGGAAATTTTACGGATGAACGTTGCTTTTATTGCCAATGCACTTGGGTAG
- a CDS encoding zinc metalloprotease: MTSQRRTCGTMIHHQILMETSLTYRQQRLSIEQYSRDYETDSARARADFPLITIPVIVHVVFNNSLENITDEQITSQIRILNEDYRKQNADISLVPEPFIPFVADAKIEFKLAVRDPDGNPTNGITRTFTQKTAFSFDDAVKFASTGGKDAWSADKYLNIWVCNLGGGLLGYAQFPGGDAETDGVVISHQYFGDVGTAIPPFNKGRTTTHEVGHWLNLRHIWGDDMGACAGSDAVEDTPNQADSNFGRPTFPRITCGNAPNGDMYMNYMDYVDDDAMFMFSAGQVARMRATLDGPRALIKSSDAL, translated from the coding sequence ATGACTTCTCAAAGACGCACCTGTGGCACTATGATTCACCATCAAATATTGATGGAAACCTCTCTTACATACAGGCAGCAGCGACTATCCATTGAGCAATACAGCAGAGACTATGAGACAGACAGCGCCCGCGCTAGAGCAGATTTTCCGCTCATTACCATTCCTGTTATCGTACATGTAGTTTTTAACAATAGTTTGGAAAATATAACTGATGAGCAGATTACAAGTCAGATCAGAATCCTGAATGAAGATTACAGAAAACAAAATGCTGATATTAGTCTAGTTCCTGAACCATTTATACCTTTTGTCGCAGATGCCAAAATTGAATTTAAGTTGGCAGTACGAGATCCTGATGGCAATCCAACCAACGGCATCACAAGAACTTTTACGCAAAAAACAGCCTTTAGTTTTGACGATGCTGTCAAATTTGCCTCAACTGGTGGTAAGGATGCTTGGTCAGCAGATAAGTATTTAAATATCTGGGTATGTAATTTAGGCGGTGGTCTTTTAGGCTATGCTCAGTTTCCTGGTGGTGATGCCGAAACAGATGGTGTGGTAATTAGTCATCAGTACTTTGGTGATGTTGGTACAGCTATTCCACCTTTTAACAAAGGAAGAACTACTACTCATGAAGTCGGTCACTGGCTAAATTTAAGACATATTTGGGGTGATGATATGGGCGCATGTGCTGGTTCTGATGCAGTTGAAGATACTCCTAACCAAGCAGATTCAAATTTTGGTCGTCCGACTTTCCCACGCATAACCTGTGGCAATGCTCCTAATGGAGATATGTATATGAACTATATGGACTATGTTGATGATGACGCTATGTTCATGTTTAGTGCTGGGCAAGTTGCCAGAATGAGAGCTACTTTAGATGGGCCAAGAGCCTTAATTAAAAGTTCTGATGCTCTTTAA